In Anaerolineales bacterium, the sequence AGGCCGGGGGCAACCACGATGCGGCTGACCAACAGGGCGGCCAAGAGGAAGAGCACCAGATTGATGGCCACAATCGTCGATAAGCCAAATTGCAAGATCATGATCCCGCCCAAGCCATAGCCAAGCGCCATGACGGCATAATTCGTACTGTGGATCAAGCTGTTGGCATGGACAAGCGCGGCTTTATCCACCAGCGTGGGCAGCATGGAAAGCATGGCTGGCTTGTAAAAGGCGTCGGTGAGCGACAAACCTGCCACCACCATATACGCCAACCAAATATTCAGGACCTCGCCCATAAGCAGCGTAGAGATGCCCACCAGCAGCGCCTGCGCCAGGGCGACGCCGACCAGCATGATTTTACGCGGATAACGGTCCACCAGGGCGCCGGCCAGCTGCCCGACCAGCACATACGGCAGTGAAGTGGCCACCAAAACCCCAGCCGCTTGCAAGGTGGAACCGGTTTGTTCGAAGATCACAACCACAACACCGATCTTGTAAAGCTGAACGGCAAATGTCGAAGCGATCTGCGCCAACCAAAGAAAAACAAACGAACCTTTGCGTAACAGTGTTAAATACATTCCGAAAGAGCCTCACTGCAAGTGATCAGCGACAAAACCAAATCCCGATCTGGCCGCGAGTGGATGGTACCAGCAGACCGGGATGAGACGCTGCCTGAAAAATTGAAGGGCAACTATACGTTATACTGCGCGCGGTGAGCACCACTCCCACTTCCTGGCTGCGCATCTCGCTCGAAGTAGACCCCGAACTGGCTGAAGCCGTCTCCGAAGTGCTGGCTCGGCACCTGCCGGGCGGCGTCGCCATCGAGAGCACGGCTATCACTGCCAATGCCGAAGATGAGGGCCACCCCATCGGCCCGCTGCGCGTGCTGGGCTACATCCCACACGACGCTCATACCGAAGAAGTGCGTAGCCAGATCGAGCAAGGCCTGCGCTACCTGGCAATGATCCAGCCCCTGCCGGACCCAAGCTACGAGACCATCCACGAACAGAACTGGATGGAATCCTGGAAGCAGCACTACCACCCGCTGAGCATTGGAGAGCGCCTGGTGGTGCTGCCCGCCTGGGTAGAGATGGACACTGCCGGTCGCGTGGCGGTGCGCATCGAGCCGGGCATGGCCTTCGGCACCGGCGTGCACCCCACCACGCAGCTCAGCCTGGAGCTGCTGGAAGCGCACCTTCAGCCTGGCGATGCGCTGATCGATATTGGCTGCGGCTCGGCCATTCTGGCGATCGCCGGGGGCAAGCTGGGCGCCGCCCCAGTGCTGGCGGTGGACAACGACGCCAGCACCATGGACAATGCCCGCCACAATATCGCACTCAACAAAGCCGAGGTTGAATTAGGGGTGGGCTCCGTGGCCGAGGTGTTGGCCGGTCACTTCGGCCTGCAACAGGCCGAAGTGGTGGTGGCCAACATTCTGGCGCCGGTGCTGGTGCGCCTGCTGGACGCTGGGCTGCACAAGCTGCTCAAACCGGGCGGCGTGCTGGTGCTCTCTGGTATTCTGGCGGAGCAGGAACCTGACCTGCGCGCCGCCCTGGCGGCGGCCGGCCTGCAAATTACGGCCGAGCGCCGCAGCGGCGATTGGCTGGGGCTGGCCGCAAAAGTATAAGCAGTAGCGGCCCTTACGAAACCGCACCTACACGACTAAGAGCAAACGGTCAACTAGCGCTGCAGCCAGCGGTCCAGGCCGTCTGGCAGTTGGTAGCCCGCCAGCGCATCCAGTAACGCATCCGGCTCCGCAGACTGGAAGTACAAACGCTGGTGCTCCCAGAAGGTGAAGCCTTCTTTATTGGCGTGCTCCATGAAAACCAGCAAGTGGTCGAAATAGGCATAGGCGTTGAGAAAACCGATCGGCTTGGCATGCAAGCCGATCTGCGCCCAGGTGAGTGCCTCAAAGACCTCCTCCAGCGTGCCGAAGCCGCCGGGCATGGCCACAAAGGCATCTGAAAGCTCGATCATGCGCGCCTTGCGGGCGTGCATGCCGTCCACCAGCTCCAGGCGGGTCAGGCGCTGGTGGG encodes:
- the prmA gene encoding 50S ribosomal protein L11 methyltransferase — its product is MSTTPTSWLRISLEVDPELAEAVSEVLARHLPGGVAIESTAITANAEDEGHPIGPLRVLGYIPHDAHTEEVRSQIEQGLRYLAMIQPLPDPSYETIHEQNWMESWKQHYHPLSIGERLVVLPAWVEMDTAGRVAVRIEPGMAFGTGVHPTTQLSLELLEAHLQPGDALIDIGCGSAILAIAGGKLGAAPVLAVDNDASTMDNARHNIALNKAEVELGVGSVAEVLAGHFGLQQAEVVVANILAPVLVRLLDAGLHKLLKPGGVLVLSGILAEQEPDLRAALAAAGLQITAERRSGDWLGLAAKV
- a CDS encoding TIGR00730 family Rossman fold protein, coding for MKSVCVYCGSSDEVPPKYIEAARAMGRTIAGRGLELVYGGGSTGLMGAVADAALEAGGQVTGILPLNFNKPELAHQRLTRLELVDGMHARKARMIELSDAFVAMPGGFGTLEEVFEALTWAQIGLHAKPIGFLNAYAYFDHLLVFMEHANKEGFTFWEHQRLYFQSAEPDALLDALAGYQLPDGLDRWLQR